A single genomic interval of Canis lupus dingo isolate Sandy chromosome 6, ASM325472v2, whole genome shotgun sequence harbors:
- the LOC112646269 gene encoding olfactory receptor 2AE1, producing the protein MWQRNQTFLADFILEGLFDDSLIHLFLFSLTILVFLIAVSGNTLTILLICADAQLHTPMYFLLSQLSLMDLMHVSTTIPKMATNYLSGKKTISFVGCATQHFLYLSLGGGECLLLVLMSYDRYVAICHPLRYTILMNRKVGLMMAIMSWLGASINSLIHTVILMHFPFCGSRKIHHFYCEFPAVVKLVCGDITVYETIVYISSVILLLFPIFLVSTSYGFILHSVIQMHSAGSKRNAFATCSSHLIVVSFWFGACIFSYMRPRSQRTPLQDKVGSVFYSIITPTLNPLIYTLRNKDIAKAMRRVLGRDILTQRQQLPLP; encoded by the coding sequence ATGTGGCAGAGGAATCAGACCTTTCTGGCAGACTTCATCCTTGAAGGCCTCTTTGATGACTCTCTCAtccaccttttccttttctccttaacCATATTGGTCTTCCTTATTGCAGTGAGTGGCAACACGCTCACTATTCTCCTCATCTGTGCTGATGCCCAGCTTCACACACCCATGTACTTCCTGCTCAGTCAGCTCTCCCTCATGGATCTAATGCATGTCTCCACAACCATCCCAAAGATGGCTACCAATTATCTATCTGGCAAGAAGACCATCTCCTTTGTGGGCTGCGCTACCCAGCACTTCCTCTATTTGTCTCTGGGTGGTGGTGAGTGTCTTCTCTTAGTTCTCATGTCCTATGACCGCTATGTTGCCATTTGTCATCCACTTCGTTATACCATTCTCATGAACAGAAAGGTGGGATTGATGATGGCTATCATGTCATGGTTGGGGGCATCCATAAACTCTCTAATTCACACAGTGATCTTGATGCATTTCCCTTTCTGTGGGTCTCGGAAAATCCACCACTTCTACTGTGAGTTTCCAGCTGTTGTGAAGTTGGTGTGTGGAGACATCACTGTTTATGAGACCATAGTGTATATCAGCAGTGTCATACTTCTCCTCTTCCCCATTTTCCTAGTTTCTACATCTTATGGCTTCATCCTCCACAGTGTCATTCAGATGCATTCAGCTGGGAGTAAGAGAAATGCCTTTGCTACTTGTAGCTCTCACCTCATTGTGGTTTCTTTCTGGTTTGGGGCctgcatcttttcatatatgaGGCCCAGGTCCCAGCGTACTCCATTGCAAGACAAAGTTGGTTCTGTGTTTTATAGCATCATTACTCCCACCCTCAATCCTTTGATTTATACTCTCCGGAATAAGGATATAGCTAAGGCTATGAGAAGAGTACTAGGGAGAGATATTCTCACTCAGAGACAGCAATTGCCATTGCCCTGA